From Acidobacteriota bacterium, a single genomic window includes:
- a CDS encoding rhodanese-like domain-containing protein: MGECTVLGLQEKLGKENTTLVDVREYAEFAGGRVSGAKLVPLNEIESRHRELDHSHTVYVMCRSGRRSSEAQKRLRALGFTNVVNVRGGLEAWKNEDLPIERDERAPWALDRQVRFAAGLMVLTAVLLSVFVSQHFVWVAGFVGAGLAFAGATDWCGMAMLLARMPWNRKVHLSDSSVSPVN; the protein is encoded by the coding sequence ATGGGTGAATGTACTGTTTTGGGGTTGCAGGAAAAATTGGGTAAAGAGAACACGACGCTCGTCGATGTCCGCGAATATGCGGAATTTGCGGGCGGGCGCGTCAGCGGCGCGAAACTCGTGCCGCTAAATGAAATCGAGAGCAGGCATCGGGAACTCGATCATTCGCATACGGTCTATGTAATGTGCCGGTCGGGTCGGCGCTCTTCCGAAGCGCAGAAGCGTCTGCGTGCGCTCGGATTCACAAACGTGGTCAATGTCCGTGGTGGGCTCGAGGCGTGGAAGAATGAAGACCTTCCGATCGAACGCGACGAAAGGGCGCCGTGGGCGCTTGACCGTCAGGTTCGGTTTGCAGCCGGCTTGATGGTGCTCACGGCCGTCTTGCTGAGCGTTTTTGTGAGCCAGCATTTTGTTTGGGTTGCCGGTTTTGTAGGCGCCGGACTTGCTTTTGCCGGTGCCACGGACTGGTGCGGAATGGCAATGCTCCTGGCAAGAATGCCTTGGAACCGAAAGGTTCACCTGAGCGATTCTTCGGTTTCGCCGGTGAACTAG
- a CDS encoding helix-turn-helix transcriptional regulator: MAEKPLSDDALCLVADRFKIMSEPLRLRLLQFLQNGEKSVGELTELCRTSQPNVSKHLKILQTGGLVSRLQKGNTVYYSIADPSIFTLCEVVCSSLEERLRTQVEIFAA, encoded by the coding sequence ATGGCAGAAAAACCCTTATCGGACGACGCGCTTTGTCTAGTTGCGGATCGGTTCAAGATAATGTCGGAACCGTTGCGCTTGCGGCTTTTGCAGTTTCTTCAGAACGGCGAAAAAAGCGTCGGTGAACTGACCGAACTCTGCCGGACGAGCCAGCCGAACGTCTCGAAGCACCTCAAGATACTTCAGACAGGCGGTCTTGTTTCGCGGCTTCAGAAGGGAAACACGGTCTACTATTCGATCGCTGACCCGAGCATCTTTACATTGTGCGAGGTCGTTTGCAGTTCGCTCGAAGAAAGGCTTCGGACGCAAGTCGAGATCTTCGCAGCGTAG
- a CDS encoding metallophosphoesterase translates to MKQRLANKRAKLSQRITDAMGSERPFRELAGNITHLAKSALAEANSLSIEMVQIKLSKLPKRLDGFRIVHLSDTHHSPFTGIDHINRAVKVANRLKPDVFLLTGDYVSHDREFIAPVAEALGRLKSESGTFACLGNHDHWTDADEVTKRFRAVGINVLINEGARFTARGASFWLCGVDDYMVGKTDLRAALHGSFPDEMKVLLAHNPVLVRQAARYGVDLVLSGHTHGGQVKWRDEEKRILPKRRLTNGLHRWKETQIYITRGIGTVVFPVRYQCPPEISLLELQTA, encoded by the coding sequence ATGAAACAACGACTCGCGAACAAACGGGCGAAACTATCCCAACGAATAACCGATGCTATGGGTTCGGAGCGGCCGTTTCGCGAACTTGCCGGAAACATCACCCATCTCGCCAAATCAGCGCTGGCGGAGGCAAACAGTCTCTCGATCGAGATGGTTCAGATCAAGCTTTCGAAACTGCCGAAACGCCTCGACGGATTTCGTATCGTCCATCTGTCGGACACGCATCACAGTCCGTTCACGGGAATTGACCATATCAATCGCGCGGTGAAGGTTGCGAATCGCCTGAAGCCTGACGTGTTTCTGCTTACGGGCGATTACGTCTCGCACGACCGCGAGTTCATCGCGCCGGTCGCTGAAGCCCTCGGCAGGCTCAAGTCCGAATCCGGGACTTTTGCCTGTCTCGGAAATCACGACCACTGGACCGATGCGGACGAAGTGACGAAACGATTTCGGGCTGTTGGGATCAACGTGCTTATCAACGAAGGCGCCCGATTCACAGCTCGCGGCGCGTCGTTTTGGCTGTGCGGGGTCGACGATTATATGGTCGGGAAAACGGATCTCCGCGCGGCGCTGCACGGCTCGTTTCCGGACGAGATGAAAGTCCTTTTGGCGCATAATCCGGTATTGGTCCGCCAGGCGGCGCGGTACGGCGTCGATCTCGTTCTCAGTGGACATACGCACGGCGGCCAGGTGAAATGGCGCGACGAAGAAAAGCGGATCTTGCCCAAGCGCCGCCTGACCAACGGCCTTCATCGTTGGAAAGAGACGCAGATCTACATTACCCGCGGCATCGGCACCGTCGTCTTTCCGGTCCGTTACCAATGTCCGCCGGAGATAAGTTTGTTAGAATTGCAGACAGCGTGA
- a CDS encoding CDP-alcohol phosphatidyltransferase family protein, which yields MSNGIATIPNLLTFLRMALIPVFASLLFYGYSGWSLLVFVIAGVSDGIDGFVARRFDQTSELGTIIDPIADKLLMTVAFIVLTMPNVLQPTAHLPVPFWVTAAVIGRDVLIVTVAGAINVMTGFKGFKPSWLGKASTTVQVFAVTLILVAAVFGYSFYLPTTYVIVVVFAFASGLHYIFHVSKLMREEEQSK from the coding sequence ATGAGTAATGGCATCGCGACAATTCCAAACCTTCTGACCTTTTTACGAATGGCGTTGATCCCGGTCTTTGCGAGTTTGTTGTTTTATGGCTACAGCGGTTGGTCACTGCTAGTCTTCGTCATCGCCGGCGTTTCGGACGGAATCGACGGATTCGTCGCCCGACGGTTCGACCAAACTTCGGAACTCGGCACGATCATCGATCCGATCGCCGACAAACTGCTGATGACCGTCGCCTTCATAGTGCTCACGATGCCGAATGTCTTGCAGCCGACGGCACATCTTCCGGTTCCTTTCTGGGTGACGGCCGCAGTGATCGGGCGCGACGTCCTGATCGTGACCGTCGCCGGCGCGATCAACGTGATGACCGGGTTCAAAGGCTTCAAGCCGTCTTGGCTCGGGAAAGCGTCAACGACGGTCCAGGTCTTCGCTGTGACGCTCATTCTCGTCGCCGCGGTTTTCGGATACAGCTTCTACCTTCCGACGACATACGTCATCGTCGTCGTTTTCGCTTTCGCTTCGGGCCTGCACTACATCTTCCACGTCTCCAAGCTGATGCGGGAAGAAGAACAGTCCAAGTAA
- the dnaK gene encoding molecular chaperone DnaK — translation MSKIIGIDLGTTNSVVAVMEGGEPVVITNEEGGRTTPSVVAFTKDGNRLVGQVAKRQAVTNPENTLYSVKRFMGRRYEEVSGEIKQVPFKVEKAGNGDVRIDAQGKHFSPPEISAMVLQKLKKAAEDYLGAKVDRAVITVPAYFNDAQRQATKDAGKIAGLEVMRIVNEPTAAALAYGLDKKKDETIAVFDFGGGTFDISILEVGEGVVEVKSTNGDTHLGGDDVDEALIKWIIDEFKKDQGIDLTADKMALQRLKESAEKAKVELSSAMETEINLPFITADQSGPKHLVLKLTRTKFEALVEPLLKRLMPPVEQAIKDAGVEKGQIDEIVLVGGSTRIPKVQEMVKAFFGKEPNKSVNPDEVVALGAAVQAAVLGGEKTDILLLDVTPLSLGIETLGGVMTHMIQRNTTIPTRKSEIFSTASDNQTSVEVHVLQGERPMAGDNKTLGKFHLVGIPPAPRGVPQVEVTFDIDANGIVNVSAKDVGTGREQKITITASSGLSKEEIDKMMKDAESHAGEDGKRKETIEARNRLDGLVYSVEKSFGEHKDKLDAAAAGEIEAAIADSKTALGGEDTEAMNNAFERLQSASHKLAEVLYSQAGAAAGGDTEEQASSASAGGGESTSASADDNVIDAEYVDVDEEKK, via the coding sequence ATGAGCAAAATTATCGGAATTGACTTGGGAACGACCAACTCGGTCGTCGCTGTGATGGAAGGCGGCGAACCGGTCGTGATCACAAACGAAGAGGGCGGCCGCACGACACCGTCGGTCGTCGCCTTCACGAAAGACGGCAACCGGCTGGTCGGACAGGTAGCCAAACGCCAGGCGGTTACCAACCCGGAAAACACGCTTTACTCAGTGAAACGATTTATGGGCCGTCGCTATGAAGAAGTGTCGGGCGAAATCAAACAGGTTCCGTTCAAGGTCGAGAAGGCCGGCAACGGCGACGTCCGCATCGACGCGCAGGGAAAGCATTTCAGCCCGCCCGAGATCTCGGCGATGGTTTTGCAGAAACTTAAGAAAGCGGCCGAAGATTATCTGGGCGCGAAAGTTGACCGTGCCGTCATTACGGTCCCGGCGTATTTCAACGACGCTCAGCGCCAGGCGACAAAAGACGCGGGCAAGATCGCCGGTCTTGAAGTGATGCGCATCGTCAACGAGCCGACCGCGGCGGCGCTCGCCTACGGACTCGACAAGAAAAAGGACGAAACGATCGCGGTCTTTGACTTTGGCGGCGGCACGTTCGACATCTCGATCCTCGAAGTCGGCGAGGGTGTCGTCGAAGTCAAATCGACCAACGGTGACACACATCTCGGCGGCGACGATGTTGACGAAGCGTTGATCAAGTGGATCATCGACGAATTCAAGAAAGATCAGGGCATCGATCTGACGGCCGACAAAATGGCGCTCCAGCGTTTGAAGGAATCGGCCGAAAAAGCAAAGGTCGAGCTTTCGAGCGCGATGGAAACCGAGATAAACCTGCCGTTTATTACGGCCGATCAATCCGGACCGAAGCATCTTGTACTGAAACTGACGCGAACGAAGTTTGAAGCGCTCGTTGAACCGCTTCTGAAACGCCTGATGCCGCCTGTCGAACAGGCGATCAAAGACGCCGGGGTCGAAAAGGGCCAGATCGATGAGATCGTCCTCGTCGGCGGCTCGACACGCATCCCCAAGGTTCAGGAAATGGTCAAGGCCTTTTTCGGAAAAGAGCCGAACAAATCGGTCAACCCGGACGAAGTTGTCGCGCTTGGAGCGGCCGTTCAGGCAGCCGTTCTCGGCGGTGAAAAGACCGACATCCTGCTGCTCGACGTGACGCCGCTCTCTCTCGGCATCGAGACGCTCGGCGGCGTGATGACGCATATGATCCAGCGCAACACGACGATCCCGACGCGAAAATCTGAGATCTTCTCAACCGCTTCGGACAATCAAACGTCGGTCGAAGTCCACGTCCTGCAGGGCGAACGCCCGATGGCCGGTGACAACAAGACGCTCGGAAAGTTTCATCTTGTCGGAATTCCGCCGGCACCGCGCGGCGTCCCGCAGGTCGAAGTAACTTTCGACATCGACGCCAATGGCATCGTCAACGTTTCCGCGAAGGACGTCGGCACCGGCCGCGAACAGAAGATCACGATCACGGCTTCGAGCGGTTTGTCGAAAGAAGAGATCGACAAGATGATGAAGGACGCCGAGTCGCACGCCGGCGAAGACGGCAAACGCAAGGAAACTATCGAAGCCCGCAACCGTCTCGACGGACTGGTTTACTCGGTCGAGAAATCGTTCGGCGAACACAAGGACAAACTCGACGCGGCCGCGGCCGGCGAGATCGAGGCGGCTATCGCCGATTCGAAGACCGCTCTTGGCGGCGAAGACACGGAAGCGATGAACAATGCTTTCGAACGCCTGCAAAGCGCTTCGCATAAACTTGCGGAAGTTCTTTACAGCCAGGCCGGAGCGGCCGCAGGCGGAGATACCGAAGAGCAAGCCTCGTCGGCATCGGCCGGCGGCGGGGAGTCGACTTCAGCGTCGGCTGACGACAACGTCATCGATGCCGAATACGTCGACGTCGACGAAGAGAAGAAATAG
- the dnaJ gene encoding molecular chaperone DnaJ — protein MANKDYYNVLGIKKDAKADEIKKAYRRLARKYHPDVNPNDKAAEEKFKEVQEAYDILSDDKKRKVFDRFGYYNDNLDPDSPFGTSAGSGGGGFDFSGFTWDTGSSGQSSSSSSFRDIFSDLFSGSSGAKREPEPPKPLPKKGRDIEIPLALSFEESFTGLTTNITVNRSEQCSRCLGAGDTGGPVVACTTCKGTGQVMKTGGRLQFSQGCGDCEGTGRRRQPCSLCAGKGVTPKNEQVKIRIPAGVDTGSRVRIPKKGHGGRLGAEPGDLYILTNVGKHRHFIRKGDNIYVTIPITIPEASLGTKIEVPTVEGRAQVKIPAGTESGQKFRLRERGFPSLRNPNLRGDQFVEVQIKLPRVISEETKEILRQFEKANPENPRKTIGLE, from the coding sequence ATGGCTAACAAAGACTATTACAACGTTCTCGGCATAAAGAAAGACGCCAAGGCTGATGAGATAAAGAAAGCTTATCGCCGCCTGGCGCGAAAGTATCATCCGGATGTGAATCCGAACGACAAGGCCGCCGAGGAGAAGTTTAAGGAAGTCCAGGAAGCCTACGACATCCTTTCGGATGACAAGAAACGCAAGGTCTTTGACAGATTCGGCTACTATAACGACAATCTGGATCCGGATTCACCATTCGGCACAAGCGCCGGGAGCGGCGGCGGCGGATTCGACTTTTCCGGGTTCACGTGGGACACCGGTTCGTCCGGACAGTCGAGCAGCTCGTCGAGTTTTCGCGATATCTTTTCGGATCTTTTCAGCGGCAGCAGCGGCGCAAAGCGCGAGCCTGAACCGCCGAAACCGCTCCCGAAAAAAGGACGCGACATCGAGATCCCGCTCGCGTTGAGTTTTGAAGAGTCGTTCACGGGACTGACTACGAACATCACGGTCAACCGCAGCGAACAGTGTTCGCGCTGTCTCGGCGCCGGCGATACCGGAGGACCGGTCGTCGCGTGTACGACCTGCAAGGGTACTGGTCAAGTGATGAAAACCGGCGGCCGACTGCAGTTTTCGCAGGGTTGCGGAGATTGCGAGGGCACCGGGCGGCGACGCCAGCCGTGCTCGCTCTGCGCCGGCAAGGGAGTGACGCCAAAGAATGAACAGGTGAAGATCAGAATCCCGGCCGGGGTCGATACCGGCTCGCGGGTGCGCATTCCGAAGAAGGGACACGGCGGACGGCTCGGAGCCGAACCGGGCGATCTTTATATTTTAACGAACGTCGGGAAGCACCGGCATTTCATACGCAAAGGCGACAATATTTACGTGACGATCCCGATCACGATTCCGGAAGCGTCGCTCGGAACAAAGATCGAGGTCCCGACCGTCGAGGGCCGGGCGCAGGTAAAGATTCCGGCGGGCACGGAATCGGGCCAGAAATTTCGTTTGCGCGAACGTGGATTTCCTTCGCTTCGGAATCCGAACCTCCGCGGCGATCAGTTCGTCGAGGTTCAGATCAAACTCCCGCGCGTCATCAGCGAAGAGACGAAGGAAATCCTGCGCCAGTTTGAAAAGGCAAATCCGGAAAACCCGCGAAAGACGATCGGATTGGAATGA
- a CDS encoding helix-turn-helix transcriptional regulator has translation MKKKIKTYTISAVAELYEIHPQTLRLYEREGLLQPSRSIGNTRLYTDTDLERLEVILSLTRELGVNLAGVEIILNMREKMDAMQREFERFFEYLRTHANEFSHHVETFSGSEALIPVSRLNVTIRKFRERQED, from the coding sequence ATGAAGAAGAAGATCAAGACATATACGATCAGCGCCGTTGCGGAACTCTACGAGATCCATCCGCAGACGCTGCGTCTCTATGAACGCGAAGGGCTCTTGCAGCCGTCGCGCTCGATCGGCAACACGCGATTGTATACCGACACCGATCTTGAACGCCTAGAAGTCATACTCTCGCTCACCCGTGAACTCGGCGTAAATCTCGCGGGAGTCGAGATCATCCTCAATATGCGCGAAAAGATGGACGCGATGCAGCGCGAATTCGAGCGTTTTTTCGAATACCTCAGAACTCACGCCAACGAATTCTCACATCACGTCGAAACATTCTCGGGTTCGGAAGCGCTGATTCCGGTCTCGCGTCTGAACGTCACGATCCGCAAGTTCCGCGAGCGTCAAGAAGACTGA
- a CDS encoding TonB-dependent receptor, translating into MKIIRSLFLPAFLASILFSTVLAQDLDEVTITGRIVDSNSAPVVGATVTATLTTTGVARTVITNEDGRYRLIELPPGVYSIKATMQGFANQEKTNLTTVAGQNFQIDFTLQPAGVSAEQIITLEGDNEPVIDSTRTIVGGTINEKQIEEIPNVSRNALDLVLTLGGTSEEQLSTSGLADDRNANPRNAPLEQGNFSIGGGTAYSNNITIDGLDNNDDRSSRDRFQPSLESIAEVQVIQNQFSSEYGRASGGRVNIRTRAGGNKFKGRAFGFFRDESLNANSWYNNSREISRPPLQEINPGFWFSGPVILPYYNGRQRTFFALAYEFNNLADTTLIDAYVPVGSNPRYALPTSTGGAQTCDNSSPDACTAGTAAYVAPYRKVFSTPNRSNVWTARIDHRLFKNNELTVGFQFGRKNNQRTTGAATTRIEDAFQAKNINTDAFNFTDNQFWGNVVNQFRGQWSSFKPSYQAPNPFDPVVLISYRDPVANAVRTLIAGNSTTSTLQNFADTRNETRWQLQDSVTYIRGRHTFKFGFDMQDVVSKVTGLGDATGTFNFGSVLLYTQNSINRYRQNFGTSQDVKNRYYGFFFNDELKPISNMTLSLGLRFERETAVSDKNNWGPRLGIAWDPFKKGKGVIRFGAGIFYNRVLLRTVGDSIQNGGGTLVEFDTNTIGTSGSDRRRTAILTAISNNFPNSYPSTSELRTLVVAACATVVNPEGPCTTNTGFSVDNVSSAGNPLRSVEANLKIPESYQFNIGFEREIFKGWVFEANYTWNKTVRLWRDFNANAPRLPSGYADWTAYLLANPFDLSPTRRYTFYLGATNDPSGIATTQGGATACGTTTVNCFVNLNTINSSSTTPLVSVAGQNNNATGAPIGIATAAIARFRPDQTVSETSLIGSQGRSQYQGLVLELRSRFRKLGAGFGAQYRFVYTLSSTKDDGLNNTSNAEVNGNFGREWARSLQDRRHRIAFSGSFDTPWWLGKLRFSPLVRWGSSAPFSLGAGGSDRNLDDLGTDRLNFSGNVKDIKYRKPGSPVPDALLAQFSLQPIGAASGNLPRNSGTGPSLFGFDLNVSREWKIGDRFRLRPVIEFNNIFNAAIFSYGAEFVDFQALSSTPTATQTLARQNFLVPTRTYRQREIRVGLRFDF; encoded by the coding sequence ATGAAAATTATCCGTAGTCTGTTCTTGCCCGCTTTTCTCGCTTCAATTCTATTTTCAACCGTGCTCGCTCAGGATCTCGACGAAGTCACGATAACCGGACGGATCGTTGATTCCAACAGCGCGCCGGTCGTCGGCGCGACGGTCACGGCGACGCTCACGACAACTGGCGTCGCGCGCACCGTCATCACCAACGAAGACGGACGCTACCGTCTCATCGAACTCCCGCCGGGAGTCTATTCGATCAAGGCGACGATGCAGGGGTTTGCGAATCAGGAAAAGACCAACCTCACGACCGTTGCCGGCCAGAATTTTCAGATCGACTTTACGCTTCAGCCTGCCGGGGTTTCAGCCGAACAGATAATCACGCTCGAAGGCGACAACGAACCCGTTATCGATTCGACACGCACGATCGTCGGCGGAACGATCAACGAAAAGCAGATCGAGGAGATCCCGAACGTTTCGCGCAACGCGCTCGATCTCGTTCTGACACTCGGCGGCACCTCGGAAGAACAGCTTTCGACGAGTGGGCTCGCCGATGACCGGAACGCCAATCCGCGCAACGCGCCGCTTGAACAAGGCAACTTCTCGATCGGCGGCGGAACCGCATATTCGAACAACATCACCATCGACGGACTCGACAACAACGACGACCGTTCGTCGCGCGACCGTTTTCAGCCGTCGCTCGAATCGATCGCCGAAGTTCAGGTCATCCAGAATCAGTTTTCGTCCGAGTACGGGCGCGCCTCGGGCGGTCGCGTCAACATCCGCACCCGCGCCGGCGGCAACAAATTCAAAGGACGCGCCTTCGGGTTCTTCCGCGACGAGAGCCTGAACGCCAATTCTTGGTACAACAACAGCCGCGAGATCTCGCGTCCGCCGCTGCAGGAGATCAACCCCGGATTCTGGTTCAGCGGGCCGGTGATTCTCCCTTACTACAACGGCCGTCAGCGAACGTTTTTCGCGCTTGCCTACGAATTCAACAATCTTGCCGATACGACGTTGATCGACGCCTACGTTCCGGTCGGGTCGAATCCGCGTTACGCGCTCCCGACTTCAACCGGCGGCGCCCAAACCTGCGACAATTCAAGCCCAGATGCCTGCACGGCCGGAACGGCAGCGTATGTCGCTCCGTACCGAAAGGTATTTTCGACGCCGAACCGGAGCAATGTCTGGACGGCGCGCATCGATCACAGGCTTTTCAAAAACAATGAATTGACCGTCGGATTCCAGTTCGGACGCAAGAACAACCAACGAACGACCGGCGCGGCGACGACCCGCATCGAGGACGCGTTCCAGGCGAAAAACATAAACACCGATGCTTTCAACTTCACCGACAACCAGTTCTGGGGCAATGTCGTCAACCAGTTCCGTGGCCAATGGTCGAGCTTCAAGCCGAGCTATCAGGCGCCGAACCCGTTCGATCCGGTCGTTTTGATCAGTTATCGCGATCCGGTCGCGAACGCCGTCCGGACGCTGATCGCCGGAAACTCGACGACGAGCACGCTCCAGAATTTCGCCGACACGCGGAACGAAACGCGCTGGCAATTGCAGGATTCGGTGACCTATATCAGGGGACGCCACACGTTCAAGTTCGGTTTTGATATGCAGGACGTGGTTTCCAAGGTGACCGGTCTCGGCGATGCGACCGGAACATTCAACTTCGGCAGCGTTCTTTTGTACACGCAGAACTCGATCAACCGTTACCGGCAGAATTTTGGGACAAGTCAGGACGTCAAGAATCGTTATTACGGATTCTTCTTCAACGACGAGCTCAAGCCGATTTCGAATATGACCTTGAGTCTGGGTCTTCGTTTTGAGCGCGAGACAGCGGTTTCCGACAAAAACAACTGGGGACCGCGTCTCGGCATTGCGTGGGATCCGTTCAAGAAAGGAAAGGGCGTGATTCGATTCGGAGCCGGAATTTTCTACAACCGCGTTCTGCTTCGAACCGTTGGAGACTCGATCCAGAACGGAGGCGGAACTCTGGTCGAATTCGACACAAATACGATCGGCACTTCGGGAAGCGACCGCCGGCGGACTGCGATCCTCACGGCAATTTCGAACAACTTCCCGAATAGCTATCCGTCAACTTCGGAGTTGAGAACGCTCGTCGTCGCAGCCTGCGCAACCGTGGTTAATCCGGAAGGCCCATGCACGACGAACACAGGGTTTTCGGTTGACAATGTTTCATCCGCCGGCAATCCGCTGCGATCGGTCGAAGCCAATCTGAAGATCCCGGAAAGCTATCAGTTCAATATCGGCTTCGAGCGCGAGATTTTCAAGGGCTGGGTTTTTGAAGCAAATTACACCTGGAACAAGACCGTTCGGCTGTGGCGCGACTTTAATGCGAACGCACCGCGTCTACCATCCGGATATGCGGATTGGACGGCGTATCTTTTGGCGAACCCGTTCGATCTCTCTCCGACGCGCCGTTACACATTTTACCTCGGCGCGACAAATGATCCGAGCGGCATCGCCACGACACAGGGCGGAGCGACCGCGTGCGGAACAACGACCGTCAACTGCTTCGTCAATCTCAATACGATCAACTCGTCTTCGACGACGCCTCTCGTCAGCGTCGCCGGCCAGAACAATAACGCGACGGGCGCGCCGATCGGCATCGCGACCGCCGCGATCGCGCGTTTCCGGCCCGATCAGACCGTCTCTGAAACTTCGTTGATCGGATCGCAGGGACGTTCGCAATATCAGGGACTCGTTCTCGAACTACGAAGCCGTTTCCGCAAACTCGGTGCCGGATTCGGCGCGCAGTATCGTTTCGTTTACACGCTTTCGAGCACCAAAGACGATGGGTTGAACAACACGTCGAACGCCGAGGTCAACGGGAACTTCGGACGTGAGTGGGCGCGGAGCCTGCAGGATCGTCGTCATCGGATCGCGTTCTCCGGATCGTTCGATACGCCGTGGTGGCTCGGCAAGCTTCGTTTCTCGCCGCTTGTCCGCTGGGGAAGTTCGGCCCCGTTCAGTCTCGGTGCGGGCGGAAGCGACCGAAATCTGGACGATCTCGGAACGGACCGTCTGAATTTCAGCGGAAACGTCAAGGACATCAAGTACCGCAAACCGGGCTCGCCCGTTCCCGATGCGCTTCTCGCGCAGTTTTCGCTCCAGCCGATCGGCGCCGCGAGCGGAAATTTGCCGCGCAATTCGGGTACAGGTCCGAGTTTGTTCGGCTTCGACCTTAATGTTTCGCGCGAATGGAAGATCGGCGATCGCTTCCGTTTGCGGCCGGTGATCGAGTTCAACAACATTTTCAACGCTGCGATCTTCAGCTACGGTGCGGAATTCGTTGACTTCCAGGCACTGAGCTCGACGCCGACGGCGACACAGACCCTGGCACGCCAGAACTTTCTCGTGCCGACGCGGACTTATCGGCAGCGCGAGATCAGAGTCGGGTTGAGATTCGATTTTTGA
- a CDS encoding family 10 glycosylhydrolase: MLILFLLASISASAAGTLPKPEREFRGVWIATVDNIDFPTKKGLPVEDQKKELIADLELAASLNMNAVVFQVRPMADAIYESKLEPWSEFLTGEMGKPQRFDPLAFLIGEAHKRGILVHAWFNPYRAYHPAAKTVSGDHITKSRPDLVRQYGKYQWMDPTDREVRAHSLKVVLDVVRRYDIDGVHFDDYFYPYPITENGAKVEFPDGGNWRDYLAEAQKLSGPNIRRIPLERDDWRRWNVNEFIETVGREIKRIKPEILYGISPFGVAEENFKNLYADAAKWLSDGTVDYFVPQLYWKTDRKNREFPLLLKSWEDKNVKKRHIWAGLGTYKINDPKESFSAAEITGQIRLSREIQTSPGNIQFSLKSVRSDFGGIQKALRDGEYKRAAIIPEFPWIKSAPPAAPQTTVTRDAEFVRAKWAETGAKRAFWFIVYAKDKDGWSYSIVPASQTSIALTASRKIETIIIKSVDRLGKISP, from the coding sequence TTGCTGATTCTTTTCTTGCTTGCTTCGATTTCCGCCTCGGCCGCCGGCACGTTGCCCAAGCCGGAGCGCGAGTTTCGCGGCGTTTGGATCGCGACCGTTGATAACATCGACTTCCCTACCAAAAAAGGTCTGCCCGTCGAAGATCAGAAAAAGGAACTGATCGCCGATCTCGAACTCGCGGCGTCGCTCAATATGAACGCTGTCGTGTTTCAAGTGCGACCGATGGCGGATGCGATATACGAATCCAAGCTCGAACCGTGGTCAGAGTTTCTGACCGGCGAGATGGGCAAACCGCAAAGGTTCGATCCGCTCGCGTTTTTGATCGGTGAAGCGCATAAACGCGGAATCCTCGTCCACGCCTGGTTCAATCCGTATCGCGCATATCACCCGGCGGCGAAGACCGTTTCGGGCGATCACATCACCAAAAGCCGGCCCGACCTGGTGCGGCAATACGGCAAATATCAGTGGATGGATCCGACCGACCGTGAGGTTCGCGCGCATTCGCTCAAGGTCGTTCTCGATGTCGTCCGGCGATACGACATCGACGGAGTGCATTTCGACGATTATTTCTATCCGTATCCGATCACCGAGAACGGCGCGAAGGTCGAGTTCCCAGACGGCGGAAACTGGCGCGATTATCTTGCCGAAGCCCAAAAACTGAGCGGTCCGAACATTCGCCGGATCCCGCTCGAACGCGACGATTGGCGGCGTTGGAACGTGAACGAGTTCATCGAAACGGTCGGCCGCGAGATCAAACGCATCAAGCCCGAAATCCTTTACGGCATCTCGCCGTTCGGGGTTGCGGAAGAGAACTTCAAGAACCTTTACGCGGACGCGGCAAAGTGGCTGAGCGACGGGACGGTCGACTATTTTGTGCCGCAACTTTATTGGAAGACCGACCGCAAGAACCGTGAGTTTCCGCTGTTGCTCAAATCGTGGGAAGACAAGAATGTGAAGAAGCGTCACATCTGGGCGGGACTCGGAACATATAAGATAAACGATCCGAAAGAGAGTTTTTCGGCCGCCGAGATCACGGGTCAGATCAGATTGAGCCGCGAGATCCAAACCTCGCCGGGGAACATACAATTCAGCCTGAAGTCGGTGCGGAGCGATTTCGGCGGGATTCAAAAGGCGTTGCGCGATGGCGAATACAAACGCGCGGCGATCATCCCCGAGTTCCCGTGGATCAAATCCGCGCCGCCGGCCGCGCCGCAGACAACGGTCACGCGCGATGCCGAGTTCGTCCGCGCCAAATGGGCCGAAACGGGCGCAAAACGCGCGTTTTGGTTCATCGTCTACGCGAAGGACAAGGATGGTTGGAGTTACTCGATCGTGCCCGCTTCGCAGACATCGATCGCGCTCACGGCGAGCCGCAAGATAGAAACGATAATCATCAAAAGCGTTGACCGCTTGGGGAAGATATCGCCTTGA